In Nicotiana tabacum cultivar K326 chromosome 19, ASM71507v2, whole genome shotgun sequence, one DNA window encodes the following:
- the LOC107777448 gene encoding kirola-like, whose product MGVKGKLIASLEVKSGGHSVQDIFHVNTHHIPNISPSKINHFEIHEGQIIKVGSIVSWKYNEDGKEKIVKEVIEAFDHQKKSITWKVIEGDLLELYNYFTIITSSEDQWTTWTLVYEKKTEDTPEPLDFLGVVLDLTKDIDAHLLKK is encoded by the exons ATGGGTGTGAAGGGCAAGTTGATTGCTTCATTAGAGGTGAAGAGTGGAGGACACTCTGTTCAGGATATTTTTCACGTTAATACTCATCATATACCCAACATAAGCCCTAGTAAGATCAACCATTTTGAGATTCATGAAGGTCAAATCATAAAGGTTGGTTCGATCGTTAGCTGGAAATACAACGAGG ATGGAAAAGAAAAGATTGTTAAGGAAGTGATTGAAGCCTTCGATCATCAGAAGAAATCAATCACTTGGAAAGTGATCGAAGGAGATTTGTTAGAGTTGTATAATTACTTCACTATTATCACATCCAGTGAAGATCAGTGGACTACATGGACATTAGTGTACGAGAAGAAAACTGAAGACACCCCTGAGCCTCTCGATTTCTTGGGTGTAGTCCTTGATTTGACCAAAGATATAGATGCACACCTTCTCAAGAAATAA